From Desulfosalsimonas propionicica, the proteins below share one genomic window:
- a CDS encoding 4Fe-4S binding protein yields the protein MLKTFFSNWKRRIVQFISLGLIGEWSFYGIFRCPFAVPYIGCGNCPVIQCPGRSLWLWSWILIGGSVLVFGRAFCGWICPGGLVSEILSMGSFLKSKLKKRVSAGLAYGKYFVLVLALYFFFLAQNPRWAIPIRTGDFFKSVGLTVEHADPVWIYKILFVLAALGLSLAVPMFWCRFLCPTGGAIEILSRFSLFGFLKNARCSDCDQCRHRCHLETRPSEINCVQCGDCKESCKPNAIEWKSPLAPWRNPDTNFGSGQARSANKPHFL from the coding sequence ATGCTTAAAACATTCTTCAGCAACTGGAAACGGCGAATCGTCCAGTTCATATCCCTGGGTCTGATCGGTGAATGGTCCTTTTACGGCATCTTCAGATGCCCCTTTGCCGTACCCTATATTGGATGCGGCAATTGTCCGGTTATCCAATGCCCGGGACGCAGCCTCTGGCTGTGGAGCTGGATTCTGATCGGCGGGTCCGTGCTTGTTTTCGGCCGGGCCTTTTGTGGCTGGATCTGCCCGGGCGGGCTGGTCTCTGAGATCCTCTCCATGGGATCGTTTCTCAAAAGCAAGCTAAAAAAGCGGGTAAGCGCCGGTCTTGCCTACGGCAAATACTTTGTGCTGGTGCTTGCCCTTTATTTCTTTTTTCTGGCCCAAAACCCGCGATGGGCCATCCCCATCCGCACGGGAGATTTTTTTAAATCCGTGGGCCTTACCGTTGAACATGCAGATCCCGTATGGATCTATAAAATCCTGTTCGTACTTGCGGCCCTGGGCCTGAGCCTGGCCGTGCCCATGTTCTGGTGCCGGTTTTTGTGCCCCACGGGCGGCGCAATAGAAATCCTTTCCCGTTTTTCCCTTTTTGGCTTTTTAAAAAACGCCCGTTGTTCGGACTGCGATCAGTGCAGGCACCGTTGCCACCTGGAGACCCGGCCTTCAGAAATCAACTGTGTCCAGTGCGGCGACTGCAAGGAATCGTGTAAACCAAACGCCATTGAATGGAAAAGTCCCCTTGCGCCATGGCGAAATCCGGATACGAATTTTGGAAGCGGGCAGGCCCGGTCGGCAAATAAACCGCATTTCCTTTAA
- a CDS encoding substrate-binding domain-containing protein yields MAKDRLNRRAFLKAGSLALGASIFTGASAFAGGFTNKTLQAWSCGGLAEAFQPANHAFEQKTGAAIAYTGAFAGALGKSLLSGTAETEVFAPRVLELARKLRAQGKMRWFEPLCFTRYVVATPKGNPAGIEGIADLSRDDVRTALAPDASPPGGKASLIIMEKAGVVEKARKNAVQSGDCVQTAMTTLADGKADAAVIELRISRLPCFAGRLEILPIPEKYIPPAPVPFTIGMMKWAKNLDLAEAFIEYILSEKSQRFFEAAGFIHARSSEGRRLTHKYGVTDA; encoded by the coding sequence ATGGCAAAAGACCGCCTGAACCGACGCGCCTTTCTAAAAGCCGGCAGCCTTGCTCTTGGGGCGAGCATTTTCACGGGAGCCTCCGCTTTTGCCGGCGGCTTCACGAATAAAACACTTCAGGCCTGGTCCTGCGGCGGCCTGGCCGAGGCATTTCAACCCGCCAACCATGCTTTTGAACAAAAAACCGGCGCCGCCATTGCCTACACCGGCGCGTTTGCCGGAGCCCTGGGCAAATCGCTTTTGTCCGGAACAGCCGAAACCGAGGTGTTTGCCCCGAGGGTTCTTGAATTGGCGCGAAAACTCAGAGCGCAGGGCAAAATGCGCTGGTTTGAGCCATTGTGTTTTACCCGCTACGTGGTGGCCACGCCCAAAGGCAATCCCGCCGGGATCGAAGGAATCGCGGACCTATCCCGCGACGATGTCCGGACGGCTCTGGCCCCGGACGCTTCGCCGCCAGGCGGCAAAGCGAGCCTGATCATAATGGAAAAGGCCGGAGTGGTTGAAAAAGCCCGAAAAAATGCCGTCCAATCGGGAGACTGCGTTCAAACGGCCATGACCACGCTTGCCGACGGAAAAGCGGATGCTGCAGTCATCGAGCTGCGTATCAGCCGGCTGCCCTGCTTTGCGGGACGGCTTGAGATCCTGCCGATTCCCGAAAAATACATTCCACCGGCGCCCGTCCCTTTTACTATCGGCATGATGAAATGGGCGAAAAATCTGGATCTGGCCGAGGCGTTTATTGAATACATCCTCTCGGAAAAGAGTCAGCGCTTTTTTGAAGCAGCAGGCTTCATCCATGCACGCTCCTCTGAAGGCCGGCGACTGACCCACAAATACGGAGTTACCGATGCTTAA
- a CDS encoding radical SAM protein codes for MKLSAAPVPDHPCMSDRAHHRIARIHLPVAARCNIRCAYCERGIGRELNQKDRPGICEKILSPKEAANEARDFLCEQGEQAIVGIAGPGDPLANPETFTTLSLINRELPHARLCLCTNGLNLPGAVEKLKKMRVAFLSVTVNGVDPNVTAQIHSGVRSGERRLDGIQGAGLLLECQLEGIRKALDAGIYVKVNTVVIPGINDRHITEIAKFVSNLGVGVINPMPLIPAARLGHCQTPDAAMMAAIYKACHPYLHVFRSCKQCRADARGIPGKESCKWQKTA; via the coding sequence ATGAAGTTATCTGCCGCCCCTGTTCCTGATCACCCATGCATGAGTGACCGGGCTCATCACCGCATCGCAAGGATCCATCTGCCCGTTGCCGCCCGCTGCAACATCCGCTGCGCCTATTGCGAGCGCGGGATCGGCCGTGAATTGAACCAAAAAGACCGCCCCGGCATTTGTGAAAAAATCCTTTCGCCCAAAGAGGCGGCGAATGAAGCCCGGGACTTTCTTTGCGAGCAAGGCGAGCAGGCAATTGTGGGGATTGCGGGGCCGGGCGATCCGCTGGCCAACCCGGAGACCTTTACAACCCTTTCCCTGATCAACCGGGAACTGCCTCACGCGCGGCTCTGCCTGTGCACCAACGGCCTGAACCTGCCGGGTGCTGTAGAAAAACTCAAAAAAATGAGGGTCGCGTTCCTGAGTGTGACAGTAAACGGGGTGGATCCAAATGTCACCGCACAAATCCATTCAGGTGTGAGAAGCGGGGAGAGGCGACTGGATGGCATCCAGGGGGCGGGGCTTCTGTTGGAGTGCCAACTTGAAGGCATTCGAAAAGCGCTTGACGCCGGCATTTATGTCAAGGTGAACACTGTGGTGATTCCCGGGATCAATGACCGCCATATTACAGAAATTGCAAAATTCGTTTCAAATCTCGGGGTCGGGGTGATCAACCCCATGCCGCTAATTCCGGCCGCCCGGCTGGGCCACTGCCAAACGCCCGATGCGGCGATGATGGCAGCAATTTACAAAGCGTGCCACCCTTACCTGCATGTATTTAGATCCTGCAAACAATGCCGGGCTGATGCCCGGGGAATTCCGGGAAAGGAGTCCTGCAAATGGCAAAAGACCGCCTGA
- a CDS encoding TolC family protein, which produces MGLKKDYAALADQDRERIQRWSVLDEGEQAAILGDLISSPEMEALVDEALAANPDLQQTLLTLRIRQVQYRKTFGDRLPEIKGGYTAGKEEDTDPSYTGSLSIGWEVDLWRKLADESRAAGKDAAQQQALYQSARDTLGAEVMKAWLELIATQKNITIEKKRLGVLEKNEAFILGRYKNGLGTLEDLDSARTRTASSRASLEEYRENLARQRRALNSLLGREAGPALTLPADYPTVVPPLISLPAQTLKRRPDLKAAYLAIEAESLRASAAYKALLPSIDLEAAFEDVADTPGAALLTDPVWSVLAGLTAPLYQGGKLRAAAEISGMETAKAYQAYRETLLDAVNEVEDAVGQEQALKKQVRHINTALASARSNRLQYREKYRAGLAGMLDLLNVQEQTYDLEQQLNNLIHERLVNRIDLGLALGLGVKQ; this is translated from the coding sequence ATGGGGCTGAAGAAGGATTACGCAGCATTGGCGGATCAGGATCGAGAGCGGATCCAGCGCTGGTCCGTGCTGGATGAAGGGGAGCAGGCCGCCATTCTGGGGGATCTGATCAGTTCCCCTGAGATGGAGGCCCTTGTGGATGAGGCATTGGCGGCCAATCCGGATTTGCAGCAGACCTTGCTGACCCTGCGCATCAGACAGGTCCAATACCGGAAGACTTTCGGAGACCGGCTGCCGGAAATCAAAGGGGGCTATACGGCCGGCAAAGAGGAGGACACGGATCCAAGTTATACCGGCTCCCTTTCCATCGGCTGGGAGGTGGACCTGTGGCGGAAACTGGCCGATGAGAGCCGGGCGGCGGGAAAAGATGCGGCCCAGCAGCAGGCCCTTTACCAATCCGCCCGGGACACCCTGGGTGCCGAGGTGATGAAGGCCTGGCTGGAGCTGATCGCCACGCAAAAGAATATCACAATTGAAAAGAAACGTCTCGGTGTGCTGGAAAAAAACGAAGCCTTTATTCTGGGACGTTACAAGAACGGGCTGGGGACCCTTGAGGACCTGGACAGCGCCCGTACCCGTACGGCAAGCTCCCGGGCCAGCCTGGAAGAATACCGGGAAAACCTGGCCAGGCAGCGGCGGGCCCTTAACTCCCTTCTGGGGCGGGAAGCCGGGCCTGCTCTCACCCTGCCGGCCGATTATCCCACGGTCGTCCCCCCGCTGATTTCTCTTCCGGCGCAGACCCTGAAGCGCCGTCCCGACCTGAAGGCCGCCTACCTGGCCATTGAGGCGGAAAGCCTGCGGGCCAGCGCAGCCTACAAGGCGCTTTTGCCCAGCATTGATCTGGAGGCGGCCTTTGAAGACGTGGCCGACACTCCCGGCGCTGCCCTTTTGACCGATCCGGTCTGGTCGGTGCTGGCCGGGTTGACCGCGCCGCTTTACCAGGGCGGAAAACTGAGAGCTGCGGCCGAAATCTCCGGGATGGAAACCGCAAAAGCCTATCAGGCATACCGCGAGACCTTGCTTGATGCCGTAAATGAAGTCGAAGACGCCGTCGGCCAGGAGCAGGCGCTGAAAAAGCAGGTAAGGCATATCAACACCGCGCTGGCCTCGGCGCGCAGCAACCGCTTGCAGTACCGGGAAAAATATCGGGCCGGTCTGGCCGGGATGCTGGATCTTCTCAATGTCCAGGAGCAGACCTATGATCTTGAACAGCAATTAAACAACCTGATTCATGAGCGCCTGGTCAACCGGATTGATCTCGGCCTGGCGCTCGGCCTTGGAGTGAAACAATGA
- a CDS encoding efflux RND transporter periplasmic adaptor subunit, with protein MIRRFSQWFILLAAIFVLLAAAFYIQHRMKVHANRTVPVKKTAEKHPNVSVVTVDTARYRASVSAHAAAFPHFDLTLVSQVSGRVQSLAEDFEPGKRLKKGHTLARLEDSDYRAEVAAAKQDLSDAQLNLLEENREALQAKAEWEASGVGGKPESELVLRKPQVAAAEAAVANARAALASARKDLARTRITAPFDALVVERMISPGSYVQAGTDIARLYSTDRAEIFVSLSAKDWSKLPGARLLESGGWNAELQNIGNGQTWSARVLRAEQHLEEATRQRDLILAVDNPLDSKPPFLPGTFIKATIPGRSMENLWKLPGSALSQEGEIWYVKADDTLAAFSAAVCFSDEKAMYVPVPEALRKSEQRVLVHPLTSYMRGMRVRPVAERVHE; from the coding sequence ATGATACGACGTTTTTCACAATGGTTCATTCTGTTGGCGGCCATTTTTGTTCTGCTGGCCGCAGCTTTCTATATCCAGCACAGGATGAAGGTGCATGCGAACCGGACGGTGCCGGTAAAAAAAACCGCTGAAAAACACCCGAATGTATCCGTCGTCACCGTTGATACCGCACGCTACCGGGCCAGCGTGAGCGCCCATGCAGCGGCTTTTCCTCATTTTGATCTGACGCTGGTTTCACAGGTGTCCGGCCGGGTACAGTCCCTGGCCGAAGATTTTGAACCCGGAAAGCGGTTGAAAAAAGGACACACCCTGGCCCGGCTGGAAGACTCCGATTATCGGGCAGAAGTGGCCGCCGCAAAGCAGGATTTAAGTGATGCGCAGCTTAATTTGCTGGAAGAAAATCGCGAGGCCCTGCAGGCCAAAGCCGAATGGGAGGCTTCCGGGGTAGGCGGGAAACCCGAATCCGAACTGGTGCTTCGCAAGCCGCAGGTGGCCGCCGCTGAAGCCGCCGTTGCCAATGCCCGCGCCGCTCTGGCAAGCGCCCGCAAGGATCTTGCCCGGACCCGTATTACCGCACCCTTTGATGCACTGGTGGTTGAACGTATGATTTCGCCGGGAAGCTATGTCCAGGCCGGTACTGATATTGCCAGGCTGTACAGTACGGACAGGGCTGAAATTTTTGTTTCCCTGTCTGCCAAAGATTGGTCCAAACTGCCCGGGGCAAGGCTGCTTGAAAGCGGCGGCTGGAATGCCGAACTTCAAAATATCGGAAACGGACAAACCTGGTCAGCCCGGGTCCTGCGGGCAGAGCAGCACCTTGAGGAAGCAACCCGGCAGAGGGATCTGATCCTTGCTGTTGATAACCCGCTTGATTCAAAACCGCCTTTTTTGCCCGGGACCTTTATTAAAGCGACCATTCCCGGCCGAAGCATGGAAAACCTCTGGAAACTGCCCGGCTCGGCTTTGAGCCAGGAGGGCGAGATCTGGTATGTCAAAGCCGACGATACGCTGGCAGCATTTTCGGCAGCAGTGTGTTTCAGCGATGAAAAGGCCATGTATGTGCCCGTGCCGGAGGCCTTGAGAAAGAGCGAACAGAGAGTTCTGGTTCATCCGCTGACAAGTTATATGCGGGGAATGCGGGTCCGGCCGGTTGCGGAGAGGGTCCATGAATAA